In Carya illinoinensis cultivar Pawnee chromosome 9, C.illinoinensisPawnee_v1, whole genome shotgun sequence, the following are encoded in one genomic region:
- the LOC122276713 gene encoding tyrosine-specific transport protein: MFHLDLPHPFKPTNSVAHPRSNHAAHFHFHSTQRPITPPNHRPILVPVSPAFNPRTHNFSRIARCTTSNGQALPAIPVNYDAKSDADNLTEPHKSQGVQEGTDEKNFWGAVSLIIGTAVGPGMMGLPAATISSGPFPSTIVILLSWVYVVSSIILIAELSFAAMEEDGLEEVSFTGLAAKAVGSRFGAFVALVYASLSFSLLVACVSGIGSLVSQWFPWMNLVMAHALFPLTVGTVTLFFPFKAIDAANRVLCLAMLLSITALVVFGLSVAKTKILGSFAYASWGFSSILPAIPLTVLTLGFHVITPFICKIAGNTVHEARKAILIGGAVPLIMVLSWNLIVLGLAGVNRAASRSANPISFLLSVNPSASPAIQCFAFSALTTSLIGYAVSFPKQLLDTLDLIFGNISSAKQITARPQMGSTVDGIGRVGFVVYSGRPNVGNAGEVFYSDSRCRAASKTTLKSAIDGSHSLKIFLMTIILGAPVLIASFFRSTFSRAIDFAGVYANCFLFGILPPAMAYIYQSRKKIRSSILPGGDVTLLLLLCIAVILGIWH, translated from the exons ATGTTTCACCTTGACCTTCCCCACCCTTTCAAACCTACAAACTCAGTCGCACATCCGAGATCCAACCACGCCgcccattttcattttcatagcACACAGCGTCCTATAACACCACCCAATCACAGGCCTATTCTTGTTCCCGTCAGTCCCGCATTCAATCCCAGAACCCACAATTTCAGCCGCATCGCAAGGTGCACAACTAGCAATGGCCAGGCACTTCCTGCCATTCCTGTTAACTATGATGCAAAATCGGATGCTGATAACCTCACTGAGCCTCACAAATCTCAAGGGGTTCAAGAAGGTACTGATGAAAAGAACTTCTGGGGTGCCGTAAGTTTGATCATCGGCACTGCCGTAGGGCCTGGAATGATGGGTTTGCCGGCTGCCACCATCAGTTCAGGTCCATTTCCCTCGACCATTGTCATCCTTCTCTCGTGGGTCTATGTGGTCTCCTCGATTATTCTTATTGCAGAGCTCAGTTTTGCAGCCATGGAAGAAGACGGGTTGGAAGAGGTGAGCTTTACTGGCCTTGCGGCAAAGGCTGTAGGAAGTCGTTTTGGTGCTTTTGTTGCACTCGTCTATGCCTCCTTGAGTTTTTCGTTGTTAGTGGCATGTGTTTCGGGCATCGGTTCGCTTGTCTCTCAGTGGTTCCCATGGATGAATCTTGTTATGGCCCATGCCTTGTTTCCTCTAACTGTAGGAACCGTGACTCTTTTCTTTCCGTTTAAGGCTATTGATGCTGCGAATCGTGTTTTATGCCTCGCCATGCTTTTATCCATTACTGCACTTGTGGTTTTTGGTTTATCTGtggccaaaacaaaaatattaggcTCCTTTGCTTATGCCTCGTGGGGCTTTTCGTCCATCTTGCCTGCTATACCGCTTACTGTCCTCACATTGGGGTTTCACGTTATCACCCCCTTCATATGTAAGATTGCAGGGAACACGGTGCACGAGGCTCGAAAGGCAATCCTGATTGGTGGGGCTGTTCCATTGATCATGGTTTTGTCGTGGAATTTAATTGTTTTGGGGCTTGCTGGCGTCAATAGAGCCGCTTCAAGATCAGCAAATCCTATATCCTTTTTGCTTTCCGTCAACCCCTCTGCTTCACCTGCAATTCAATGCTTTGCCTTCTCTGCCTTGACAACTAGCCTGATTGGATATGCCGTAAGCTTCCCGAAGCAGCTTCTTGATACGCTGGATCTGATTTTTGGTAACATTAGTTCAGCAAAGCAGATTACCGCTCGTCCACAAATGGGTTCTACTGTGGACGGAATCGGGAGAGttggttttgttgtttattCGGGAAGGCCTAATGTTGGAAATGCGGGGGAGGTTTTTTATTCAGACTCGAGGTGTAGAGCTGCCTCAAAAACTACTTTGAAATCAGCCATAGATGGGTCTCATTCACTCAAGATCTTTCTAATGACGATAATACTCGGTGCTCCAGTTCTCATAGCATCTTTCTTCCGCTCCACTTTTTCAAGAGCTATCGATTTTGCTGGGGTTTACGCAAACTGCTTTTTGTTTGGCATCCTTCCTCCTGCAATGGCTTACATATACCAATCTAGGAAAAAAATCAG GTCATCTATCCTGCCGGGGGGAGATGTTACCCTTCTTTTGCTCCTGTGTATTGCTGTTATTTTGGGGATTTGGCATTAG